The genomic interval AGGGAGATGGAAGAGGATTCTTGGAATAAGAGGGAGCCGGATGAGAGTAACGGAAGGATACAGTATATTTGCTGAGGCAGCTTTTTTATTTCGCAATCTCCTAAGTTCTAGTTTCATATCATTTAGCTTTTTACAAGCTGGCACGTTCCGAGACCCATAACTTATTTTTTGTGGCAATCCAATCAACCTTAGCTTGTAAGTGTTCATTATGTAATTTATCGATATATCGGTATTCTGTTTAAATTGGTATAATTTATATATAATTACAAAAAAACACAGTAATACAAAATGATTTTAGGAGGTAAAATTATGAATAATCACGATATTGATTACAAGATTTATGGGGATGATATGCAATTTGTTGAGGTTGAATTGGATCCCAAAGAAACAGTAATAGCTGAAGCTGGCAGTTTGATGATGATGGAAGATGGAATTAAGATGGAGACCATTTTTGGTGATGGGGCAAATGGCGGCGGTGGAGGCTTAATGGGCAAGCTGTTTAGTGCTGGAAAACGAGTACTTACCGGTGAAAGTCTATTTATGACGGCTTATACAAATGAAGGAATGGGGAAAAAATGTGTCTCCTTTGCATCACCATACCCAGGTAAAATTATTCCGATGGATTTAAGCACATTAGGCGGAAAAATAATCTGTCAAAAGGATGCTTTTTTAGCAGCCGCAAAAGGTGTTTCAGTTGGAATTGAATTTCAAAGGAAAATCGGTGTTGGATTTTTTGGGGGGAAGGTTTTGTTATGCAACGTCTTGAAGGGGATGGACTTGCTTTTGTTCACGCTGGTGGCACCATTATTAAGAAGGACCTCCTTCCTGGTCAAACAATGCGTATTGATACTGGTTGCTTGGTAGCAATGACGAGTGATGTCAGTTACGATATAGAGTTTGCTAAAGGAATCAAAACAGCATTATTTGGTGGGGAGGGGTTATTTTTGGCAACGTTGAGTGGTCCAGGCTCCATATGGATACAATCCCTTCCATTCAGTAGACTTGCTAGTCGCGTCTTTGCTGCTATGCCGCATAATGGCAAATCAACGGATGAAGGCGGTATAGGTAACTTATTTAATTTGTTCAGTGATAAGTAATAAAAAAAGAGGTTGGAACCGTTGCTGACGGAACCAATCTCTTAGTTCCATTATTCATTATTAATCGAAACAACATTTCCTTTTTTATTTCGTAATCTCCTAAGTTCTAGTTCCATATCATTTAGTTTTTTAACAAGCTCGGCACGTTCCAAGTTCAACAACTCATTTTTTTCGGCAAGTCGATTAACCTCAGTTTGCAATTGTTCATTATGCAGTTTCAAATTATTAAATTCTATTTGATCTATAATGGCTCTATCAAGGAAATCCTCAAGTTCTGACATTCGTTTCTGTGTCTTTTCTTGTTTATTTTTTGGTAGTAGGTCTTGCTTTTCAATATCTTCAATACGTTTTTCAATATAAAAACGTAGAGTATTCGGATTATTATAGATGGTGCTTTTAGAAATGTTTATCTCATTACACACCTCACGCATATTGAATTTTATGGAATTTACTACTTTAAGTGCCTTATAAATACGCTCCTCAGCTTCTAGAAAGTATTTTTCAATCTTAATAAACTGTTCTTGGGTATTTTCTTTATAATGATTAAAATCGCTCATACTAAACTGTTTTAAACGGTTCTGGGTTGCGGCAATAATGTTTTCTCTTTCCATTTTTCTGCTTCCTCTTCAATCAATTTAATGTTCCCAATAATTTCTGCCAATTGGGGGTATTTGTTTTGAACTGTTTCAAGTCCGATTATACTTATCTCATCTTTAAGTAACATTAACTCAGGGTTCAATTTTCGCTCAATATACTTTTTGATACCTTTTAATTCTCTTTCAAATTCATTACGATACTTTGTATTTTTTTTGTACAAGCTTTCATTGTATGCAATGATGCTAGCTTTTTCCTGAAATCTTTTTACCGAATGTGGTAAATCGTCTAACGAATGAATCTGAACACCGAGATAATAAGCATCATTAATACTTGATATATATTGATTCCGTTCGCATAGTTTGTTGAAGGACTTCGCACATATACCTAATTCCATATCTGCAATCGGGTTATTAGTTCTTGAAAGTACAGATACGATCTCGTTTATATCCTTGAAAATATTAAGTTTATTCTTTTTCAAAAACTTATTTATTTGGTCATAAATTTCTTGATATTGCTCAGATTGAAGTTCTTCTCTTATATATTTATCAGAGGATTTATTTGTATCTGTGATAAGTGTCGAACCGTCCTTAGATGACCTTTTCATCAACGTTTCGACAGCATTTACCTCTAATTTTTCCATCTCTTGAAGTCGAATATAATGTTGGGTCATTTCTTCGGTTAAATGGTTCATATGTTGACGAATCCAATCTAAATGATAACCCTTATTGTATAAAATCGTAGCTAGTACGACTCGATATTGATGGAAAGTAACATAGTATATATCTTTATCCATTTCATCATTTGGAACAAAATCTAGTGTTTTAAAATTTCTCTTTCTCGTCACGGCAAATTGGTTTACTTCGTGGTCGATAATTTTATCAATCTGGAATTCATTTTGATGTCGATAAAAGAATTGCACGAGGCGAATACGTAACATCGTTTTTGATACTGCCATTCCTTTATCATTAACAAACAAATATTGAGACTTCCTTCTTTCTCTGTATATCTCAGTAAGTGTTTTATAAGCAAGTAGGGCATTTTCTGTAATAAAACTTCTAGTCCATTTGAAATCTTTTTCTTTCACTGTCTTGTAAGTCTTAAAGTTGAGATGATGAAAGGCTTTAGGCTCACCCTTAACCCTTGTTTCTTCCAACCTATTTACTTCCAAAATTCTAAATTCGCCAATACGCATTCCCGTTTCAGCTAATAAAACAATCATACAGGCAGCTGCGCGTTGAGTGATGCGTAAATTCTCATTGCGTAAATCTTTAATGGCGATAGAAATTATTTTATTGTGTATATGTATCGGAACAAATTTATGTTTTCCTCGTTCTCTCTCAGCCTTAATTTTTCTGCCATCAATCTTGTTAAGATACTTATAACACTCAGAAAAATTAACACCCGATACTCTAAGTTCTATCTCCGACAAAAACATCTTAATGGCCTGTTTTTGATCTGATAGATTACGTTCCGATCGAGCGTCAGCTAAAAATTCTTTTAGAAAAGAAGTATCAATAAGATTTGGATAGAACATATGATGTTCGGACAAATAATTAATAAAATTTCTTATGGTGTAGAATTTTTTCTTTAGAGTTGTAAAACGATTATGTTTATTAAATAACTCTCTTAAAATCATATATTTAGCGTAATTCTTATATGTTATATCTAGTTGCCTAAAATCGTAACTATATGCCCAATCCTCACCTGGAAATCTTTTGAATTCGTTAAAGACCCATAAATCATCTGCGAAATTTATAGTAGGAGTTACAGAAAAATCTACAAAAGTTTTGGGTTTTATATCGATAAGTTGCGCCCGCACATTTGTATAAGTTGGTAATTCCTTTACGGACTCAAACATCGTCTGAAACATCTTGCTCAACT from Peribacillus asahii carries:
- a CDS encoding tyrosine-type recombinase/integrase, with translation MFQTMFESVKELPTYTNVRAQLIDIKPKTFVDFSVTPTINFADDLWVFNEFKRFPGEDWAYSYDFRQLDITYKNYAKYMILRELFNKHNRFTTLKKKFYTIRNFINYLSEHHMFYPNLIDTSFLKEFLADARSERNLSDQKQAIKMFLSEIELRVSGVNFSECYKYLNKIDGRKIKAERERGKHKFVPIHIHNKIISIAIKDLRNENLRITQRAAACMIVLLAETGMRIGEFRILEVNRLEETRVKGEPKAFHHLNFKTYKTVKEKDFKWTRSFITENALLAYKTLTEIYRERRKSQYLFVNDKGMAVSKTMLRIRLVQFFYRHQNEFQIDKIIDHEVNQFAVTRKRNFKTLDFVPNDEMDKDIYYVTFHQYRVVLATILYNKGYHLDWIRQHMNHLTEEMTQHYIRLQEMEKLEVNAVETLMKRSSKDGSTLITDTNKSSDKYIREELQSEQYQEIYDQINKFLKKNKLNIFKDINEIVSVLSRTNNPIADMELGICAKSFNKLCERNQYISSINDAYYLGVQIHSLDDLPHSVKRFQEKASIIAYNESLYKKNTKYRNEFERELKGIKKYIERKLNPELMLLKDEISIIGLETVQNKYPQLAEIIGNIKLIEEEAEKWKEKTLLPQPRTV